AGTGGGTACAAAAAAGCAAAATACGCAGATACAGGGATACCAGAACTTATTAGTAAAATGGAAGAAAAGGGTTGTAATAAAAGTAAGCTAGTTGCTAAGATTGCAGGCGGAGCACAGATGTTCTCGTTTTCTGGAGAGGAAAGTAAGCTTCTTAAAATTGGTGAAAGAAATGCTAAAGCATGTAGGGATATATTGGGTGCCCATAAAATAAAAATACTGGCAGATGATACTGGGGGGAGTTATGGTAGGACCATAGAACTATATTGTGAGACCGGGAAACTAATGATTAAGACAGTTAAAGAAGGCGTGCAAGAAGTTTAGGAGAGTGAGCCCATTGCCCGATTGGAGTTTTTATGATTTACTAAAGACATACCAAAAAAATCATGATTCTAAAATATTAGAGGATTTATTGGAAAAAAACATTTCTTTAGTAGAACATCAAGTTAAAAAAATATATAGTAATCATCTAACTACATATTTAAACATTACAAAAGAAGATCTTATTTCATTTGGTTTAATGGGACTATTAGATTCATTTAATAAGTATGATTTTAAAAAAGAAATTTCATTTGAGAGTTATGCCAGGTTGAGGATTAAAGGTTCTATAATTGATGGTATCAGAAAGTTTGATTTTGCACCAAGATATTTTAGGGAAAAAGCTATAAATTACAGTGAAGCTAGTTTTAAATTAGAAAAAGATTTTGGCAGGCCTCCCACCGAAAAAGAACTAGCCTCTTATATAGGGATTACAGTTGGAGAATTACAAAAGTTTTGGCAAAAAGCCTCTTACTTAACTCCTTTGTATTTGGATAAATTGATTTCCTTTGAAGATGAGGATAGTGAGACATTTAAAGATAGGCTAGCAGACGACAAACAGCCATCTCCAGAAGAAGCTTTTGAAAAACAAATAGATAGTAAATTATTAAAGGATTTAATAGAAGACTTGCCAGAAAGAGAACAATTGATTCTTTCCTTATATTATTATGAAGATTTGACAATTAAGGAGATTGCAGAAGTAATGGAGATCTCTGAATCACGGGTGAGCCAGTTACATAGTAAAGCTATATACAGGCTTAGGGGAAAACTTGCCTGGAGAAAAAATAGATTGAGTTAAGAATTTTAGCACCACTGCTGGTAGGAGGAGGAAATATTATGACTACCAAAAGTCTACCCAGGAAATATCAAGGAAAAACCGTTAAAGAGGCTTTAGAAAATGCAAAGAAGAATTTAGGAATAGATAATATTGAGGATCTTGAATACAAAGTGTTAGACAAAGGTGGAAAATCCGGAGGGTTAATAATAAAGAAAAAAAAGCCTGCCGTAGTGGAAGTGATATCAATAAAAAACTCAGAAACAGCAGAACAGGAAAAAGAAGAGAGCTCCTCAGATTCACAAGAAGCTAGTCTGGATAATCTTTCAGAGCAAGAAGTAAAAGCATTAGACAAAGGTATTGATGGATACTTTAATATTGAAGAAACTCAAGATGACAAGGTTTTTCTTACTGTTCATCCACCTGAAAACGAAGGCAAAAAAGTAAAATGGATGGATGTAAAAAAATATCTTGAAAATTATGGTTATGAAATCAAACAAGAAGAACCCTTAGTTGAGACTGTAAGAAAATCTAATGGTGAGAAAATTAACATAACAGATTTTGTGGAAGAAATCAGAATAGATGGAAGCTTTGAAGTAAGAGTGGAAGAAAAAAACATGAAAGCCATATTGAGAGTTGAATTACCTCAAGGTAAAGGTAAAAAAGTTACTTTTCAGGAGTTAACTGATTACCTTAAAGAACGGGGTATTATACACGGAATAAATAATGAAGCAATAAAGGAAGCTATAGATAAAGGGACTAAAGGAGATTATATAGTAATTGCCGAAGGAACAGAGCCAGAAAAAGGAAAAGACGCAGAAATAAATGTTCATTTTGAAAAAAAAGAAGCAAAACCCGTATTAAAAGAAGATGGAACTGTTGACTACTATAATGTGGAAAATGTAACAAACGTCAGTGAAGGCGATCTTTTAGCAACTAGAATACCGCCAGAGGAAGGAGTTCCGGGAACTGATGTTTATGGGGAAGAAGTACCTCCTCAACCACCTAAAGACAAACTTTTGAAAAAAGGAAAAAATACAATTCTTGATGAAGAAAATGATGTTTTAAAGGCTGAAATAGACGGCCAGGTGGTTTTAAATAATGATGGTACAATCCATGTATTTCCGGTATATGAAGTAAGTGGTGATCTTGACCTTTCAGTAGGAAATATAGATTTCGTTGGAAATGTAGTAGTAAAAGGAGCTGTAAAAAGTAACTTAAGTATCAAAGCTGAAGGAGATGTGGAGATAGGAAAGAGTGCGGATAATTGTTTTATTGAAGCGAAAGGAAACATTTATGTAAGAGGCGGAATCCAGGGTAAAAGTAAAGGAGTAATAAAAAGTAAAGGTCAAATAGTATGTAAGTTTATTGAAAATGCTAATGTTATAGCTGATGGCGACGTAACTGTATCAGAGGCTATTATGCATAGTAATGTTAAAGGTAAAAATGTTTATGTAACTCAAGGGAAAAGAGGTCTTTTGGTAGGTGGAAGAATTGTAGCCAGTGAAGAGGTCCATGCTAAAATCGTAGGTTCAAATCTTGCTACAGCTACAACGATTGAAGTGGGTTTAAACCCTGATCTCAGGGAAAAGATAGATTACTTGAGGGATGAATACAGTAAAGCAAATGAAAATCTAGATAAGACTAAAAAAGCTGTAAACATATTAGAAAAACTTGAACAAACTCAAGGAAAACTTCCGCCTGATAAGGAAAGTATGCTATTGAGATTACAAAGAACAGAGAAGCATTTAACAGAAAAAATTGAAGAGATAGAGAATGAAAAAGAAGAACTAGAAAGGGAATTGGAAGAAAATACTGATGGTAAAGTAAAAGTTCAAGATACTGCATATCCTGGTGTTAAAATAGTGATCAGTAATGTGGTTAGAAATAATGATGACACAAGAAAAAAAGTTACTTTTTATCTAAATGATGAGGGGGAAATAAGGGCAGAGTAGTTCATTAACTTTTGGGAGTTGGTTTTATGACACTTAATCCCATTGAGCTCCAGATGTTATATAATCAATCCACCGAAATATCAAGGGTAGCCTCCTATGAACAGATGCACCCATCGCTGCAGATGCAGATGCACCAAGAATTTTTGAGAAGGTTGACTGAAGAAAAACAAAAAACGGTAAATAATACACCTTCATCCTCTGAAGATTCGGTCAAAACTGATGATAAAGATGAAGAAATAGCTGAAAAGAAAAATGAAAATAGAGCACAAAAAAACAGCAAAGATGGCAAAGGTAGATACTTAGACCTACAATTATAATTTGATCAATTATACAATAAAAATTTGAAATGGGGGCTGAAGTATGTTTTTATATTGGACAACACTTGTTATAGGTATTTTACTTATAATATATGCTTTGATAAAAGTGGGAAAAGAAAAAAAACAATCAAATTCAGAAGAAGATACCAATAAGAAAAACAAACTGTTAGTTTCAGAAGTTATCGAAGAACTACATGAAAATACAGAAAATATCATGGAAAAATTCAGCGAAAGAGAAGAAAAATTAGAAACTTTGTTAGAACAAGCTGATAGAAAAATAGAAGAGTTAAATTATGAGTTAGAAAAAAAGCCTATAATTTATACGAAAACCGATGTTTTTGATGCTACTTTAAACAATAAAAGTAAAGCTAATAAAGCCTATAATAATAATAATACGGATAAGTCTATTGAAGTTGACGGTAAAACTATTAATGAAGGTGATGAAACAGTTAACCAAGATGAAGCCAAAGTTTCTAATGATTATAGTAATGAAGACAATGTTCTTCCGTTTCCTTCTTATCAAAGAAAATATCCTGAGATTAAAGAACTTTATAAAAAAGGGTTTAGTATTACTGAAATTGCCAAACAAACTGGTAAAGATAAGGGAGAAGTACAGTTAATATTGAACTTAATTAACAAAGATGAGGAGTCTAATAACAATGAAATGGGATGCTAAAGTTGTTTTAGGTATTGGGATCGGCTTGATTTTAGCATCGGCTATGTTTTTTGTACTAGATCATGGAGAAGATACAGCTGATTATTATACAGATGAAAAATACGAATCTTTAAGATGGTTATCAAATGGTAACGAAAGCCATAATATTTTAGAAGATGACGCATACAGTTTAGATAATCTTGAAATTGAAAATAACAATGATAGTGAAGACAGTAGTAATGGGAATGCTAGTGATTATAACAACGAAGAAATATCATTTGAGATTCCTGAAGGTTCGAGAGCTTCTGAAGTAGTTGAACTTTTACTAGAAAAAGATTTAATAGAAGATAAAGAGGAGTTTTCTAGCAAGTTAGAAGACAAAAGGCTGACTCGTAGAATTGTATATGGAAGTTATGAAGTATCAACTGATATAGATAATGACACTTTACTTTCTACTATTACAAATTAATAACATGATAATAATTTGTAATATTAAGCCCTTTATTTCATAAGGGTTTTTTTAGTTCTATTTGTCAAAAATAATTGCCAAAGGGAAATTTATTATGTTATACTACCTAAGAGTGTCAAAAACACGCACGTTTCCCGATTTTATTAGAGGTGCTTTTTGCTCAAAAAAGTGCTAATAAAAGATGACGGAAACGGAGGAAAAAAACCTAGGAGGTGTATTTTTTTGAGTGTAGTTAGTATGAAGCAATTGTTAGAAGCTGGAGTGCATTTTGGGCACCAAACCAGACGCTGGAATCCCAAAATGGATAGGTACATTTTCACAGAAAGAAATGGGATCTACATTGTAGATCTGCAAAAAACAGTTAAGCTTTTAGAAGGAGCCTATGAATTTGTTAGGGATGTATCAGAAAGAGGAGGAAAGATCCTTTTTGTTGGTACTAAAAAACAGGCCCAGGAAGCAGTAGAAAAGCAGGCCGAGCGTTGTGGCATGTTTTATGTTAATCAGCGCTGGCTAGGTGGTATGCTAACCAATTTTAAAACAATTAACCAAAGGATTAAGCGCTTATTTGAATTGGAGAAAATGGAAGAAGATGGAACGTTTGATGTATTGCCTAAAAAAGAAGTTCAAAAATTAAAGCTTGAGCATGCGAAATTACAGAAATTTTTGGGCGGAATAAGGGATATGGTTGATTTACCAGAGGCTTTGTTTATTGTTGACCCAAGAAAAGAAAGAATAGCTGTCGCAGAAGCTAAAAAACTTGGCATCCCTATTGTAGCTATAGTTGACACAAACTGTGACCCTGATGAAATTGACTATGTAATTCCAGGTAATGATGATGCTATTAGAGCAGTAAAATTAATATGTGAAAAGATGGCTGATGCTGTATTAGAAGGACAGCAGGGAGTACAGTTGTCTGAGCCTGATTTTGAAGCTGAAGAAGATGCTGATGAAAATGAAGCAGAGGCGATAAATGAAGCTTCTTCTGATAATGAAAAGAAAGAAGAAGCAGAACAGGTTGCTTCAGATGAAAATGATTCTGTCAAGCAAACTGAAGCTGAATAAAGATAAGCTTAATGGGTGAGGGTAGCTTATAAGAGCTATTCTCCCCTTTTGTTTGTAAAAGAAAATATATTAGGAGGGATAACTGAATATGATTAGTGCAAGCAAAGTAAAAGAATTGAGAGAGAAAACTGGAGTAGGAATGATGGATTGTAAGAAAGCACTGCAGGATTCCAATGGAGACCTCGATGCTGCGATGAAATATTTGCGAGAAAAAGGACTAGCTGATGCAGAAAAAAAAGCTGGACGCACTGCGAAAGAAGGTAGAATTGAGTCATACATACATTTGGGTGGTAAAATAGGAGTTATTGTTGAAGTTAACTGTGAAACAGATTTCGTTGCTAAAAACGATGAATTTAAAGAGTTTTGTCATGATATAGCGATGCATATTGCTGCAAGTAATCCTACTTATATTTCGTCCGATGAAATACCAGAAGATGTTGAAAAAGAAGAAAAAGAATTTTTAAAAGATCAAGCAAAAAAAGAAGGGAAACCGGATCACGTTGTGGAAAAAATGGTAGAAGGACGTTATAAAAAACGTCTAGAAGAGCTATGTCTTTTGGAACAACCTTTTGTTAAAGATCCAGATAATACGGTTGAAGAGCTTTTAAAAGAAAAGATTGCAAAAATCGGAGAAAAAATAGTAATAAATCGCTTTATTAGATTTGAAATTGGGGAAGAAACAAGCTAACAAGTGGAGGTAGTTGCCATGGAACAAAACGGACCAAAGTATAAAAGGGTTGTTCTTAAACTGAGCGGTGAAGCTTTAGCAGGGGGAGAAGGTTATGGAATAGATATGGAAACCCTGGATACTATAGCTACACAAATCAAAGAAATAACGGATATAGGAACAGAGGTTAGCGTTGTTACAGGCGGAGGAAACATATGGAGAGGAGCAGCTGCAGGCAAAGAAGGGATGGATAGAGCTTCTGCTGATTATATGGGTATGCTAGCAACAATGATCAACGCTTTGGCTCTACAAGACATGCTTGAAAGATTGGACGTTGATACTAGGGTCCAAACTGCTATCGAAATGAGACAAGTTGCAGAACCATATATAAGAAGAAGAGCTATCCGACATTTAGAAAAAGGCCGGGTCGTTATTTTTGCTGGCGGAACGGGCAACCCTTTCTTTTCTACTGACACAACTGCTGCTTTGAGGGCTGCAGAAATTGAGGCATCAGTTATACTATTAGCTAAAGGCAAAGTAGATGCAGTATATGATAGCGACCCCCTCGTTAACCAGAATGCAATGTACTACTCAGAACTCAAGTACATGGATATTTTGAATAAAGATTTAGGCGTAATGGACTCCACAGCCGCCAGTTTGTGTAAAGATAACTCCATCCCTATCATTGTTTTCGGCTTATCTAAAGAAGGAAACATTAAAAAAGCCGTGTTAGGAGAAAAAATTGGAACGCTAATAAAATAGGAGGGATTCGGTGAAGGAGATTTATAATGATGCAAAGTCAAAAATGGAAAAGGCTGTAGAATCCTTGAAAAACGACCTTAACTCTTTAAGGGCTGGAAGGGCTAATCCTTCTTTGCTTGATGGTCTTACTGTGGATTATTATGGAACGAAAACTCCACTGAATCAACTGGCTAATATATCTGCGCCCGAACCTAGAATGATTCTAATACAACCCTATGACAAAAACGCAATACAGAATATTGAAAAAGCTATACAACAGAGCGACCTTGGTTTAAACCCTAATAATGATGGATCTGTAGTTAGATTGACTATACCTGAACTTACTGAAGAAAGAAGAGAAGAACTAGTTAAATTGGTTAAGCAAAAAGGAGAAGAATGTAAAGTGGCAATTAGAAATATTAGAAGAGATGCAAATGATGCTCTAAAAGAAAAAGAAAAAGGAAAAGAAATATCTGAGGATGAATCAAAAAGGGAACAAGATAAAATACAAAAACTAACTGATGAACATATAAGTACTGTCGATGAAGTATTAAAGGCAAAAAATGAGGAGATAACATCAATTTAAATGATAAATAAGTCAGAGGAAAAGTTAGAAGAACTCGATATACTAGGCTTACCTTTAGATAAAGCGCTAGAATTAATCAAAAATAAATCAATGGACGTTTCATATATTGAAACTAGGACTAATAAAAATGATTTGTTTTCTAGTGATGTTAGTGGTGATTTAGATACAGTAAATTATCGAGTTGTGAAAGTTGAAGAAGTAGATAATCAAATCATATTAACTATAGTGAGAAAATAAGTGTAAAGGGGGTGGAGTTTCGTGGCTTATAAGATCACAGAAGAATGTTTAGCTTGTGGTTCATGCATTGATGTTTGTCCTGAAGAGGCAATAAAAGAAGGTGACGAAATTTTTGAGATCACTGACGATTGCTCAGAATGTGGGTCATGTGTAGATGAGTGCCCGGCTGAGGCTATTATTGAAGAATAAGAATTAATCAGGCCCCCTTTTTTGGGGGGCTATTCTAATCTTTAGAGGTGGGGCAATGGCTGGTGAAAAAGATAAAATTATGGCAAAAATAGATTTAGACAAAGTCCCCGAACATATTGCAATAATTATGGATGGTAATGGAAGGTGGGCCAGAAAAAAAGGTTTACCCCGGATAGCAGGGCACCGCGCTGGGGTTGAGTCTATTCGTGAAGTTATAGAAACTTCATTAGAACTTAACATTAAAGTGATAACACTTTTTGCCTTTTCTACAGAAAACTGGAAAAGACCAAGAAAAGAAGTGAACTTTTTAATGAATTTACCCTTAGAATATTTGAACAAGGAATTGGATAATCTTAAAAAACAAGGTGTGAAAATAAACAAGATAGGCTGCGAGGAAGATATTCCTGAAAAAACTTTAAATGCTGTTAAAAAAGGTATAAAAGAAACTTACAATAATAATAAGCTGATTTTAAATTTTGCCTTAAATTACGGTGGTAGGGCAGAAATAATAAACGCTGTTAAAAGAATAGCTGACAAAGTTGAAAATAAAGAGCTTGACTCTAATAATATAGATGAAAATATATTTAATGAATATTTGTATACAAAAGACTTACCTGATCCTTCTCTGATAATTAGATCTAGCGGTGAAAAAAGAATAAGTAATTTTTTGCTTTGGCAGATGGCTTATAGTGAACTGTGGTTTTCACCTGTATATTGGCCTGACTTTAAAGGGGAACACTTGCTTGAAGCAATTTATGATTACCAAAACAGGGATAGACGTTTTGGAAAAGTTAAGTAAAGTCTTAGGAGGCAATTTAGATGAAAAAACGTATTATATCTGCCATTATAACAATACCTCTCTTGTTGCTTGTTTTTTACCTGGGAGGTATCTGGTTGTTTTTGTTAATTCTTCTAATATCTATAGGTGGTTTTAATGAGTTGGAAGGTATAATAGGTAATTTGGGTAATGGTGAGAGTTCAAAACCGAACAAGTTTATTGGTTATATGGGTATATTTTTGATTTATTTGGCTTTTTTCTATCAAAGTTTTAACTTGTTTATCCTTGCAATAACCGTGGTTTTACTAATTTCTGTTGCATTCAAGTTGGCTTATTTTCCCAGGTCAAAATTTCTAGTGTTTTCAACTACTTTATTTAGTATTTTCTATATCACTTGGACCTTTGGATTTTTAATTTCAATAAGAAATTTACCTAATGGATTTTATTTTGTATTATTTCTTTTATTTGTTATTTGGGCAACTGATACAGGCGCTTACTTTACGGGAATTTCACTTGGGAAAAATAAGCTAGCCCCTGAGGTAAGCCCCAAAAAATCTATTGAGGGTAGTATTGGTGGGCTTATAATTGCCGTTATAGTATCATTAATTATTGGTATGAGTGTGGGGCTATCCTTTGTACTTTCTTTATTGGTTGGAATTATTGTATCTATTCTTTCTCAATTAGGAGATTTGATGCAATCTACTTTAAAAAGAACAGCAAACATAAAAGATTCAGGTAATGTAATACCTGGACATGGAGGTTTATTAGATAGATTTGATAGTTTTCTACTAGCACCTTCTGTTTTTTATGTTATATTAAGACTTATAGAAATATAAAATAATATTAAGTTTGTTTCCAGGGGGATAGTTATGAAAAATATTGGTATATTGGGCTCAACGGGTTCAATTGGCGTTCAAGCCCTGGATGTTATCCGTAATAATAAAGAAAAATTCAATGTAAGAGTATTAGCTACTAACCAAAATATTGATTTATTAGTTAAACAAGCAGAGGAGTTTAAACCTGAGTTATTAGTAGTAGGAAAAGAAGAACTGTTTGATAAACTTGAACATAATACTTCTCATTTAAATTTAAGAGTTGAAAAAGGTGAAGAAGGACTAGAACTTGCATCTAGTTTTACAAATCTAGATTTACTTTTAATTTCTCTAGTAGGTTTTAGTGGGGTGCTACCTACTCTGAATGCAGTTAAAAATAAAATTGATGTGGCTCTAGCTAATAAAGAAGCCCTTGTTGTAGCCGGTAGTCTACTAAAAAAAGCTAGTGAGCTATCTGGTAGTAAAATTATCCCTGTAGATAGTGAACATTCTGCAATATTTCAGTCTTTACTTGGAGAGAATATAAATAAAGTAAAAAGGTTATTTTTGACAGCATCTGGTGGTCCTTTCTTTGGGAAAAATAAGAGCCAGTTAGAAAATGTAGCCCCAGGAGATGCTCTTAAACATCCTAACTGGGATATGGGAAGTAAAATAACTATTGACTCAGCTACTATGATGAACAAAGGGCTAGAAGTTATAGAGGCATACTGGTTATTTGATTTGCCATATGATCAGATTAAAGTCCTTATACATCCTCAGTCAATAGTGCACTCTATGGTTGAATTCGTGGATGGTACATACAAAGCAGAACTTGGAACTGCAGATATGCGAAGGCCGATTCAATTTGCTTTAACCTATCCAGATAGGACAAATAAAGCATTTTCTAGCCTGGATTTAGTCGACAAAAAACTTGAGTTTCATGATCCAGATCTAAAAAACTTTCCCTGCCTGTCCCTTGCTTATGAAGCGGGAACAAGTGGAGGAAGTATGCCCTGTGTTATGAATGCTGTTAATGAGGTTGCTGTAGAATACTTTTTAAAAAATAAGATTAAGTTTCTACATATTCCTGAAATAATTCAAAAGATCATGAATAAACATGAATTAATCGAAACACCATCTATTGAAGAACTTTATGAAATAGATGAATGGAGTAGGGAAAAAGCTATGTTAGAGATTAAGAACCTACCCGTAAGATGACTTTAAACTAAAGGGTGATAATTATGACTTTAACAACAATTGTATATTCAATTATAGTACTTGGGATTTTAATTTTTGTTCATGAGTTCGGACATTTTATAGTAGCAAAACTTAGTGGTGTAAAAGTATTAGAGTTTGCACTTGGTTTTGGGCCTAAGCTAATCGGTTTTAAGAGAGATGAAACTAACTATTCACTTAGAATTATTCCCCTTGGTGGTTTTTGTAGGATGCTTGGAGAGGATCCTGATGAGGCTGGACAGATAGGTAGTTTTACAAATGCTTCACCTCTCAATAGGATAGGGATTATAGCGGCTGGTCCATTGATGAATTTTATACTGGCTGTTTTTCTTTTCTTTATTGTGTATTCTATTATGGGAGTTCCAAATCCTGTGCAAACAGAGATTGGTGAAGTACTGCCAGGAAGTGAGGCAGAAGAAGCAGGCCTAGAACCTGGAGACAAGATAGTATCAGTTAAAAATGAAGAAGTTGAGACCTGGGAAAGTATTGTTCAGTTAATAAATGAAAATCCAGAACAAGAAATAGAACTAACAATAGAAAGAAATGGTGATATTAGAGAGGTTAATGTAGTTCCTGAAGAAGACCCTCAGACGGGAGCTGGTCAGATAGGAATCTCCAATCTGGTTGATGCAGGGATATTTACTGCATTAACGGAAGGTACCAGACAGACTGTTTGGTTTACTGGGATGATTTTGGTAAGTCTAGTCGAAATGGTCACAGGACAAGTAGAGCCTGATGTTGCTGGCCCGGTTGGGATCGTTCATATGATAGGTGAAGTTGCCGAAATGGGTCTTGTGAATCTTGCTACTTTTGCAGCATTTTTGAGCATTAACCTGGGTTTACTAAACCTACTACCTATACCGGCATTAGATGGGAGTAGATTATTATTTATCCTGGTAGAATTTGTTCGTGGGCGTCCTGTTGACCCGGTCAAAGAAGGCTTTGTTCATTTTATAGGTTTTGCTATTTTAATTATGCTTATGATAATAATTGCATATCAAGATTTACTTAGATTGGATGTTTTTGACTAAAATGAGAAAACATAATACATTTCAAATAGATGTTGGCGGTGTAAAAATAGGTGGCAACAACCCTGTATCTATCCAGTCTATGACAAATACCTCTACAAGTGATCCAAAAAAAACCCTTGAGCAAATTGACAAGCTTTATGAAGTAGGTTGTGAGATTGTTAGGGTGGCACTTCCTGTCAAAGAAGACGTTAAATCTTTTGGGCAAATAGTAGAAAAATCACCAATTCCCGTGATTGCTGATATACACTTTGATTATACCTTAGCTATAGAGGCTATCTCTGTTGGTGCCGCCAAAATTCGAATTAATCCTGGTAATATAGGTACAATAGACAAACTAGAAAAGGTTATAAATAAAGCAATATCTTTAGATACCCCAATAAGAGTTGGAATTAACTCTGGTTCTCTAGAAAAAGAGCTTTTAAAAAAGTATGGTGGACCTACCCATGAAGCTTTGGTAGAAAGTGCAGTGAAAAATGTAAATTTGATAAAAGAGATTGGACATGATAAAGTAGTCGTTTCTTTAAAAGCATCAGATGTTTTGACAACTATAAATGCTTATAGGGAGTTTGCAAAACAACTTAATAATCCACTTCATCTTGGAGTGACAGAAGCTGGAACTTTTCTAAAAGGAAGTATAAAAAACGCTATCGGAATTGGCTCTTTGTTAGCAGATGGTATAGGTGATACGTTAAGAGTATCATTAACTGGCTCTCCTGTTGATGAAATAAAAGTGGGGATCTATATCTTACAGTCTCTTGGACTTAAATCAGGTATAAATGTTATATCATGCCCGACCTGTTCTAGGACTGCTATAGATGTAGAAGAATTGGCAAAAATGGTGGAACAAAAATTGTTAGGGATAAAAAAGGATTTAACAATTGCAGTTATGGGATGTAGTGTGAATGGACCCGGGGAAGCAAGAGAGGCAGATATAGGTGTGGCTGGTGGTAAAAATAAAGCTTTGATTTTTAAAAACGGCGAAGTTATAAAAACAGTTCAAAAAGGTGATCTAATAAATGAACTTATTAAAGAATTGAAACAATAAAAAATTATTTTAGCAAAAATATGTATAGCCCCAGGGGGTGGCCAAGACTTGCAAGTTATTGCTATTGTCCCGGCTTATAATGAGGAAAATACGGTAGGTTCGGTGGTAAGTGTATTAAATCAGGCTCCGCTGATCGAT
The Natranaerofaba carboxydovora genome window above contains:
- a CDS encoding isoprenyl transferase, producing MAGEKDKIMAKIDLDKVPEHIAIIMDGNGRWARKKGLPRIAGHRAGVESIREVIETSLELNIKVITLFAFSTENWKRPRKEVNFLMNLPLEYLNKELDNLKKQGVKINKIGCEEDIPEKTLNAVKKGIKETYNNNKLILNFALNYGGRAEIINAVKRIADKVENKELDSNNIDENIFNEYLYTKDLPDPSLIIRSSGEKRISNFLLWQMAYSELWFSPVYWPDFKGEHLLEAIYDYQNRDRRFGKVK
- a CDS encoding phosphatidate cytidylyltransferase, whose amino-acid sequence is MKKRIISAIITIPLLLLVFYLGGIWLFLLILLISIGGFNELEGIIGNLGNGESSKPNKFIGYMGIFLIYLAFFYQSFNLFILAITVVLLISVAFKLAYFPRSKFLVFSTTLFSIFYITWTFGFLISIRNLPNGFYFVLFLLFVIWATDTGAYFTGISLGKNKLAPEVSPKKSIEGSIGGLIIAVIVSLIIGMSVGLSFVLSLLVGIIVSILSQLGDLMQSTLKRTANIKDSGNVIPGHGGLLDRFDSFLLAPSVFYVILRLIEI
- a CDS encoding 1-deoxy-D-xylulose-5-phosphate reductoisomerase, with product MKNIGILGSTGSIGVQALDVIRNNKEKFNVRVLATNQNIDLLVKQAEEFKPELLVVGKEELFDKLEHNTSHLNLRVEKGEEGLELASSFTNLDLLLISLVGFSGVLPTLNAVKNKIDVALANKEALVVAGSLLKKASELSGSKIIPVDSEHSAIFQSLLGENINKVKRLFLTASGGPFFGKNKSQLENVAPGDALKHPNWDMGSKITIDSATMMNKGLEVIEAYWLFDLPYDQIKVLIHPQSIVHSMVEFVDGTYKAELGTADMRRPIQFALTYPDRTNKAFSSLDLVDKKLEFHDPDLKNFPCLSLAYEAGTSGGSMPCVMNAVNEVAVEYFLKNKIKFLHIPEIIQKIMNKHELIETPSIEELYEIDEWSREKAMLEIKNLPVR
- the rseP gene encoding RIP metalloprotease RseP; the encoded protein is MTLTTIVYSIIVLGILIFVHEFGHFIVAKLSGVKVLEFALGFGPKLIGFKRDETNYSLRIIPLGGFCRMLGEDPDEAGQIGSFTNASPLNRIGIIAAGPLMNFILAVFLFFIVYSIMGVPNPVQTEIGEVLPGSEAEEAGLEPGDKIVSVKNEEVETWESIVQLINENPEQEIELTIERNGDIREVNVVPEEDPQTGAGQIGISNLVDAGIFTALTEGTRQTVWFTGMILVSLVEMVTGQVEPDVAGPVGIVHMIGEVAEMGLVNLATFAAFLSINLGLLNLLPIPALDGSRLLFILVEFVRGRPVDPVKEGFVHFIGFAILIMLMIIIAYQDLLRLDVFD
- the ispG gene encoding flavodoxin-dependent (E)-4-hydroxy-3-methylbut-2-enyl-diphosphate synthase: MRKHNTFQIDVGGVKIGGNNPVSIQSMTNTSTSDPKKTLEQIDKLYEVGCEIVRVALPVKEDVKSFGQIVEKSPIPVIADIHFDYTLAIEAISVGAAKIRINPGNIGTIDKLEKVINKAISLDTPIRVGINSGSLEKELLKKYGGPTHEALVESAVKNVNLIKEIGHDKVVVSLKASDVLTTINAYREFAKQLNNPLHLGVTEAGTFLKGSIKNAIGIGSLLADGIGDTLRVSLTGSPVDEIKVGIYILQSLGLKSGINVISCPTCSRTAIDVEELAKMVEQKLLGIKKDLTIAVMGCSVNGPGEAREADIGVAGGKNKALIFKNGEVIKTVQKGDLINELIKELKQ